In Meleagris gallopavo isolate NT-WF06-2002-E0010 breed Aviagen turkey brand Nicholas breeding stock chromosome 2, Turkey_5.1, whole genome shotgun sequence, the following are encoded in one genomic region:
- the ABHD12 gene encoding lysophosphatidylserine lipase ABHD12: MAASTYFVTCCSRRHGLWFRLRRLIIWLLGVYIAIPFLVKLCPAIQAKLVFLNFVRVPYFIDLKRPQDQGLNHTCNYYLQPEEDVTIGVWHTVPAALWKNARGKDQLWFEDALGSSHPVILYLHGNAGTRGGDHRVELYKVLSSLGYHVVTFDYRGWGDSVGSPSERGMTYDALHVFDWIKARSGDNPVYIWGHSLGTGVATNLVRRLCERETPPEALILESPFTNIREEARSHPFSVIYRYFPGFDWFFLDPITTSGIKFANDENVKYISCSLLILHAEDDPVVPFHLGKKLYNIAATSRSFRDYKVQFVPFHTDLGYRHKYIYRSPELPRILREFLGIPEQEHHH; encoded by the exons ATGGCCGCTTCCACTTATTTTG TAACCTGCTGTTCAAG GCGACATGGGTTATGGTTCCGATTGCGGAGGCTGATCATCTGGCTGCTGGGAGTGTACATAGCCATTCCATTTCTAGTAAAACTTTGCCCTGCTATTCAGGCGAAGCTGGTCTTCCTAAACTTTG tgAGGGTCCCATATTTCATTGACTTGAAAAGACCACAAGATCAGGGTTTAAACCACACCTGTAATTATTACCTTCAGCCAGAGGAGGATGTGACCATTGGAGTCTG GCATACGGTCCCTGCAGCCTTATGGAAGAATGCCAGAGGGAAGGACCAGCTGTGGTTTGAAGATGCTTTGGGTTCCAGCCATCCTGTGATCCTTTACTTGCACGGCAATGCGGGAACAAG AGGAGGGGATCACCGTGTGGAGCTTTATAAG GTCCTCAGCTCCCTTGGGTACCACGTGGTCACATTTGATTATCGAG GCTGGGGTGATTCAGTAGGCAGCCCGTCGGAGAGGGGAATGACCTACGATGCCCTTCATGTGTTTGACTGGATAAAAGCAAGAAGTGGAGACAACCCTGTCTATATATGGGGACACTCCTTGGGCACAGG GGTCGCAACAAACCTAGTGAGGCGCCTTTGTGAGAGAG AAACACCCCCTGAAGCCCTGATACTGGAATCTCCGTTCACCAACATACGTGAGGAGGCACGAAGTCATCCCTTTTCTGTG atatACAGATACTTTCCAGGGTTTGACTGGTTCTTCCTTGACCCCATCACGACAAGTGGAATTAAATTTGCAAATGATGAGAA TGTGAAGTACATTTCCTGCTCCCTGCTCATCCTTCACGCTGAGGATGACCCGGTGGTACCGTTTCATCTGGGAAAGAAG CTTTACAACATTGCTGCGACGTCGCGGAGTTTCCGAGACTACAAGGTGCAGTTTGTCCCGTTCCACACAGACCTCGGCTACCGGCACAAGTACATCTACAGGAGTCCAGAGCTACCTCGAATACTGCG GGAATTCCTGGGAATACCTGAACAAGAGCATCATCACTGA